The DNA window CTTCGTTCTGGCCATTGCTGTGTATTCAGCTGCTGGTTTTCGGAATAAATGTCTTCATGCCGCCAACATACGCCTTTAAACCATATCAGAGAGGAACTGATTGGATAGGATTTCGCGGATCCCCATTGGCCCTGAGCCTACCTTCATTCCCCAAGGCTATTGGGTCGTTACTTCAGCTTCCTCTGCCGCCAAAAAGTGAACTTTTTTTTCACCGCCTTTGATTATGTAGTTCAACTTTGAGTAGTTCCAGTACAACATCGCTAAAGCGAACCAAACATAATCAGTAACAATAAATGCAATACAAatcctccaccctctctgtcGAGTGACATTCGGAGGGTTAATCGAATAGCAGGTTTGTTCTATATGCTTtgaataaatgtaaacattgaTTATCCACCGTTCTAGTGTTATTGGCCGTGTCTCCACATTTTCACGAATGTGGAGCCTATGGAATCGGCTGACTCTCAATTGATTGCTTTTAAACATCTTTGCTCCACGTCCTAGACGggaaaatgtgtaatgtttatttttcctaGTTGTGGTTCGTGACTGATTTCGGACATGCATAGCTTAAAGGGGGCAAATTACATTTACCAAAAGCGCAATTGAACTAATTTAGCACATTTTAGAACTGCAATTGCGTCAAGTAGATTTGCATGAAAAGTACGGAAACTTCGCAACCAGGAACAAAACCGGTCCTAAACTTGAGCTTAAATGGCAactttgtacattttaaatagataTGGGGTGGCTCTGAAAAGAGCCTTTGAGTTATGGTTTTCTTGAGGGAACAATGCAGAAATTACTTGGCCTTAGCTGCCTTCTCGGTCTTCTTTGGGAGCAGCACGGCTTGGATGTTCGGCAGTACGCCACCCTGAGCAATTGTGACGCCTCCAAGGAGTTTATTCAACTCCTCGTCGTTACGTACCGCCAGCTGCAGATGTCTGGGAATGATGCGGGTTTTCTTGTTATCTCGAGCAGCGTTACCAGCCAACTCAAGGATCTCAGCGGTCAGATATTCGAGCACAGCGGCCAAATAAACCGGGGCACCCGCACCAACACGCTGGGCATAGTTTCCTTTACGCAGCAAGCGGTGAACACGACCAACCGGGAACTGGAGCCCAGCCCTCGAGGAACGGGTTTTAGCTTTTGCTCTCGCTTTTCCACCAGTCTTCCCTCTTCCACTCATTTTTCGTTCGCGTCAGAATAAACAACAATGCCAACTGCAGACGATTGTCTTTCTTATAGCAACACTCTGTTCACCCATTGGCTGCAGCGTTGACGTGATTCCGTCCAATCATACAGGAAGACGTTTCTCTTCGGCGTAGCTCACGTCCCACAACAACCCAATTCAGTAGTAGGCCTACTTTCTAAAgagctgaaaatgtaaaattgagGCGCTATTCAGGTTAAAGACTCAATACTCTGGGCTGCCTGCTGTAGCTTTTTAAGCTGATTGTCCTcgtggagaaacataaagcaATGTGCCAAACCTGATTAAGATCCACTGGGATCGAAGCACTGTCTACAATAAAGGTGAGCGGAGTATATCAGTGTGaggcttccttcttttcatccaaACTGACATCTAAACATTGGTAACTATTCTACgtttgtttatataggctacataataggcatagtaaaataattttgccactctaaatcacaataattaatggaataataaaataacaaaactcaCTTTACAACCATGTTCTTTCATTTCCACACtcgaaaactttgataaatcccacattagttgtggaaatgcatttctgaagaaTTCATGGGATAATTTAATTTGACTCACATTTGATTAATGAGGCCCAgtatgtgcaaatgcattatatgtatatatatatatatatatatatatatttggcaAAATACAAGTAACACATTTATCAATATGTTAACATAAGCCTATATTTAATATGGTGAATGTGCAGGCCTGCTCGGAACACATAATCGGCACTCAGGCCTCCCCTGTGGGGCCTGTAACGGATtcttgggggctcgtccgggatcggCCTCCCCCTGCAAATAGTAGTCACAGAAGCGGTCAGTGTGGACAAAAGACGTTGTCACAGGAAAGCTAGTACTGTGCCCTAGCTAGATCCTCCAGCCGCTAGCAATGAATAAATGGTTAAAGTAATAGGGAGGAAAGCCCGAACGAAGTGTATCCTCAATGGCCTAGCAGTCAGCGAACTAGTAGACACAGGAGCCCAAGTCAGCATCATAGACCGgtcttaataaataaataataataaatacctacctGATCTCAATGTCTGACGCTTGCTGAGCTTATGGAGGGTGAAGAACAGCTGAAAGTGTGTACTGTGAATGGAGATCTCATTCATTTTGATGGTTGGATCGCAATAACTGTGAATTTACCTGGGAATGAGGACCCCCAACTTATCGGTTAATGACCCTTTTCTTGTGGGCCACGTGCCCCTGGAAATGCCACTGATTGGATTCAGCATGTTAGAAGAGCTGATTCAGGGGAAACCAGAGAAGAGTGATCCCAATCTTTACTCGCCTGGTTGGTGGGGCCATGTCAATTCCCAATGACAGTTGAGACCATAGTACACTTCATACAGAAAAAGAAACCTATTGCGCTCCAGGGACGTTTGAGAGTAGGTCATCAGGATAAGGTCATCCCTGCTGGCAGTGTAACCTGGGTTAAGTGCAGACTCCTGCCTCATCTTGACCCATTCAAATCCCTGGTGTTATTTGAACCTGAAGAGAGTAGcgtgcagctgcagcagctAGCTGTAGGTGAGGGCCTGTTAGAGATCCAGAATGACAGGAGCCCATATGTAGCCGTACCTGTAGGAAACCAAACAAATCATGACATCATCCTCCCTCGTAAATCAGCAATAGGTAGTATTCAGCCAAGAAAGAAAATCATTGAAATGCTGGCGTGACTCAATTGAAAGGAAGGACCCGATGTTTTAAAGTGCCGCCACCTCCTCAGTCGATGCAAGTCCGTTGCTGTCACTATGGCCACCGTCAGTTGATGTCGGCCACTTGGATGAAGAACAAGAGATTGTGAAGAGAATACAGGAGTCTGCAGCTTTTGCAAGAGATGCCAATGATATTGGATTTATCCCAAGCCTACAGATGTTGATACACCTGAAAGATGACATCCCGGTACAGAAAACATACTCATCAGTCCCCAAGCCATTGTTCGCCGAAGTCAAGAAGTACATCCATGATCTCTTAGCAAAAGGATGGATCGTCAAATCAAAGTCTCCCTATTCAGCTCCGGTTGTATGTGTCCGAAAAAAGGTGGCTCATTGCGCCAATGCATTGACTATCGCCTGCTGAATCAGAAACCCATACCTGACCAGCACCCATTACCTCATATCCAAGATCTGACCGACACACTTTGTGGTCACTCCTGGTCCAGTATGCTTGATCAAGGTAAGGCCTACCATCAACGCTTCATTGCCGTGGGGTCAAGACACCTCACTGCCTTTATACCGCCCTGGGGGTTATATGAGTGGGTTAGGATCCCATTTGGGCTTTCCAACGCACCAGCGGCCAGGAGCATGGAAGAGATGTTAAGCTCACTGAGGGATGAATGTTGTATTCCATATTTAGACAACATCCTTTGCTACGCAAAAACTTTTAAGGAACATGTTGAAGGAGTTGACAAGTCTTGAGGGCACTCCAAGAGCATGGCGTGAGGTTTTGGCCTGAAAAGTGTGGACTGTTTCAGAGTAAGTCAGGTTTGTGGGTTGCCTTGTATCCACAGAAGGCATACACATCGATCCAAAAGACCTGGGGACCGTGCAGTCCCTCAAGAGAAAGACGCTGCAGACAGTTGGTGATgtgaactgtactgtcctctcaggtcctctttgcacttgttcttgtgtttaatttgcactttgttgtacgttgctctggataagagcgtctgctaaatgtaatgtaatgtaatgtgaggaGACTCTTAGGTTTCCTCAGTTACTACTGTAGCTACATACAGGACTTCTCAAGCATCGCAATGCCAGTGTAGGAAGGGAAGGTCAAAGGCCCTCAGTTGTGCTCTAGAACCCCTGTGGTGTGGACAGGTGAACATCAGGGAATACTGGAGCGAGTCATTAACATGCTTACCAACTCACCAGTCCTACCCGGACTTCAACTTACCTGAAGTCTGAGAAAAGCACTGTGCAGCTGAGAAAAACTTGCCTGCACAGTGGAAAGTTGGAATTCCTAGCGCTAAAATGGGCAgtgtgcgagaggtcccgggttcaaatcctggacaAGCCCCCAGGAATTTGTTACAGGCCCCACAGGGGAGGCCTCAGTGCAGATTGTGTTCCTGAATAACAGGAAAATGAGACGAGCACAACATACTCGTCATTGCTTAATTGGAGTTGAATGTAAATGACAAAACATGTCAAcatttgctataaataggggATAagagcttttttcccccctagcTTTTATTGGGTATGAATTGCTAAGCTCCAGCGTTTGTGGACGTATTGTGAAAAGGTGCAATAGTTATACGATTAGGTGcaatcacaaacacatgccTCAATTATGGTAAGACTATGGTGACATGCGCAAAATTACACTGTTACAAgaaatttcaaatttcattcaaataatttttgcCTTCAATGAAAACGTGGgtggctcttaaaagagcctttggGTAAAGCATCACTGCGATAATTTACTTGGAGCTGGTGTACTTTGTCACGGCCTTGGTACCCTCAGACACTGCGTGTTTGGCCAACTCTCCAGGCAGGAGAAGGCGCACGGCAGTCTGGATCTCCCGTGAAGTGATGGTAGAACGCTTATTGTAGTGAGCCAAACGGGAAGACTCACCAGCAATACGCTCAAAAATATCGTTGACAAATGAATTCATGATCCCCATGGCTTTAGATGAAATGCCGGTATCAGGATGCACTTGCTTTAGGACCTTGTACACGTAGATAGCGTAACTCTCCTTCCTGGTCTTTCTACGCTTCTTTCCTCCTTTCGCTGCGGTCTTGCTGACCGCTTTCTTCGACCCCTTCTTGGGCGCGGGCTTAGCAGGCTCAGGCATTTTTCCAGACCGTGTAGCCGAGTACTCCCGCGTTACTCGTGGTCCAGCATTATAAAAGCTCAGTATGCAAATATTCAGCCTCTTCTTAGCAAGTGACGTTCACCGATTCTCATTGGAAGCCGCAAGTATACTCTATTGGCTGATCTACGCGGGCAAAAACCGTTAATGTCTACCGCAAAAAGAGACTGAAACTAGGAAGTGGTTTGAAACAATGGGAATTCCCATCgagaaaaaagtaaaaatacgACGTGTCACGCATATTAGTTGATTGTAAGAATGTTAGCCTCAacgtttatatatatattatagagggtactccggtttcctcccacagtccaaaaacatgcaggttagagtctaaattgcctaatGTAATTCCACAATGTAATTCCACATTTGTATGGCTTTTCCAATTTGGGCCTTTATTTAACAATTGGTTAcataattatttcagtttttaacttaTAGAGGTTGTGATGAATCTCCAAACGAAAagaatttaataaaacatacaatTTGGAGAGGGGTGCTGAGAGTTTTTGCTGAGACAGTTTAAAGATGCTACATTTCAAACCAATGGAAAATGACCAGtgattatttactttttataaaTGT is part of the Conger conger chromosome 15, fConCon1.1, whole genome shotgun sequence genome and encodes:
- the LOC133112050 gene encoding histone H2A-like translates to MSGRGKTGGKARAKAKTRSSRAGLQFPVGRVHRLLRKGNYAQRVGAGAPVYLAAVLEYLTAEILELAGNAARDNKKTRIIPRHLQLAVRNDEELNKLLGGVTIAQGGVLPNIQAVLLPKKTEKAAKAK
- the LOC133112061 gene encoding histone H2B 1/2-like, whose product is MPEPAKPAPKKGSKKAVSKTAAKGGKKRRKTRKESYAIYVYKVLKQVHPDTGISSKAMGIMNSFVNDIFERIAGESSRLAHYNKRSTITSREIQTAVRLLLPGELAKHAVSEGTKAVTKYTSSK